The window AATGGCTTCCAGCCTTCCGCCCGGCACCTGCGCGGACGGCATGGAGCGCAGGAGCCCCTGCGTGTAGGGATGCAGCGGCCCACGGAACAAGGACTCGGCCGGCCCCTCCTCCACCACGCGGGCCGCGTACATGACCACCACCCGGGAGCACATAGCCCAGACCGCGCCCATGTCGTGCGTGATCAGGAGGACCGACGTGCTCCGGTCCTTCATGTCGAGCAGCAGGTTGAAAATCTGGGCCTGGATGGTGACGTCCAGCGCCGTCGTGGGCTCGTCGGCGATGATTAGCGCCGGCTCCAGCATGAGCGCCATCGCCAGCATGACGCGCTGCCGCATCCCGCCGGAGAGGTGGTGAGGATAGGCGTCCATGCGCTCGGCGGGCGCGGGAATGCCGACTTTTTTCAACCACTCCGCGCCCAGGCTCCACGCGGCGCGTCGCCCGATTTTTCGATGCATCCGGAGCGTCTCGACCAGTTGATCGCCGACCCGGTGGAGGGGCGACAGCGCCGTCATCGGATCCTGGAATACCATGCTGATGGCCTGGCCGCGCACGCGCCGCAATTCGTCTACCGGCATGGATAGCAGGTCCCGGCCGCGGAACAGGATGGAGCCGGACTCAATGCGGCCGGGCGGGGACGGGATCAGCCGCAGGATGCTCAACGCCGTGACCGTTTTCCCGCAGCCGGACTCGCCTACCAGGCCCAGCACCTCGCCTTCGCCGATGTCGAACGAAACCCGGTCCGCGGCGCGCAACCGGCCCTCGTCGGTGTCGAAGGCAACCGTCAAATCCCGTATCTGGAGCAGCGCGGCCATGGGTTCCGCGGCGCATTGTCACAAATCGACGACAACCTTTGAATCCAAAAAGGGCCCTCCGCCGCAATCTTTCCGACATGCAAGGGCCGTAGGGGCGTCGCTGGCGACGCCCGAGGGCGCCGACAAGCGGCGCCCCTACATGAGGGAGGCATTACCCGCCGACAGGCGCTAGTCCAAGGAAACTTTCAGCCGGTAGTAACGCTGCGAGACGTCGGGCGCGACCGCGTTGGTCCACGACGCCGGGCCGGTCTGGCCGGCGCGCCAATCCTCGACAACGGGCTGCTCGACCGAGGAGGTAAGGTTGGTGAGGTAGTAAATCGAATAGTAGCGGCCCGAGATCGCCGGCCAGGCTACGATCACCTGCTCGACGGCCGCCGCGGCGGGCTCCAGTTCCAGCCCGGAATCCGAATCCGTCGGGTCGGTACCGGCGATGTACTCCTGCCACGCCGCCAGTCCGTCTTCATCCGTGTCGCTCAACTCCGCCGCGTCGTAGTCGTTGGTCGCCGGGTAGTACTCCGCGAGCCACGGCTCCGGTGTTCCACACGCCGCCATGACCTCGGTGAAAGCCGCGTACAGTTGCCGCGGGCGATCGAGGGAAACGGTCATAACAGTCAAATTGGTGTCGCCCTGCGTGTCGCCGCTCCAGCCCGCGAAGCAGTAGTGTTCCGCCGGCGCCGCGGTCACGGTCACGCTCGCGCCGAAGGCATACCAGTCGCTGCCCGGCCCGAGGACCGCGCCGTTCGTCCCCGCGGTCCGGGCGAAGTAGAAATTCGTCGTCCAGCGCCAGGCCAGCGTCGAGTCATTGGTCAGCGAAAAAGACGTGTTGGTCAGCGCGCCACTGGCGGGCACGCTGCCCGTTCCCGTCCACCCTGCGCACACATACTGCGTCTGGCCGCTCACCCACGGCGATCCGCCCACCGAGGCCGCGACCCATGCCCCGTTGGTGAACCAGCTCACCCCGGCCGCGGGCGATGGACTGCCATGCGGGGTCGCCACGACCAACGAATTCGTCGCGGCCGCCTCGGGCAGCGTCACGTTCGCCACGGAGGAATAGTCGCCGGTGCCGCCCGGGGACACCGCCCGCGCCCGGAAGTAATAGGTGGCGAGCGACGTCAACCCCGTTACGGCCTGGCTTGTGCTTGAAACCGTGCGGTTCGAATACGCCGGCAGATAGCACGGGCCCGCGCTCTCCATGCGCGTGATCAGAACGTTGTCGATATAGCAGCTATCCTGCGACCGCGCGGACATGTACCAGCGCACGTACTGCGCTCCCGCAAGGTTCAGGGGGATGTTGGTCTGATACGGCGTGTTGTCGATGGTCCCGCCCGTGCCGTTTTCCACAATACTCGCGCGATCGATCCAGTCGGTTCCGTTGGAGGACGTCTGGACAAGCGTGGTCCAACTGCCCGGATCCGAAGAGGTCCGGATGTAGAAGCTTAAAACGCCGGGATTCGTGCAGGCCGGGGCCAGGATCCAATCGCCGACGCCGTTCATGCCGACGCAGCGCGAATTCGTGACCCCTCCGGAGGAGTATTGAATGGAGCTGTTGTGGGTCCACCCATTGATCCAGGTCGTCCCGTTCCACGCCTGGAAATCCTCGTCCAGCAGCACCTGCCCGCCCAGGTCCACAAAATCCTCGCACAGGCCCACGTCCAGCCGGTAGCTCGTCGCGCCCGGTACCGCCGTCCACGCGGCCGTGAAGCCGGCGGCATTGGTCTCGCTCGCCCAGATCGCGGCCGGCGCCGCCGGCGGGCCCTCGATGACGGTCACGCCCACGACCTGTGTCGCGACGCCCGCGCTGTTGCTGGCCGTGAACGTGAAGCTCCGCGCGCCGACATCCGCCAGCGGCGGCGTGTAACTCAACTCCCCCGTCGCCGGGGTGAAGCTGTAACCTGATGAAGCCGTGGTGCTGCGCAGCGCCAGGACCGGCACCGGGTAGCCGGACGCGCTGACCGTGAAGACCAGGGCCACGCCCGTCGTCGCGGTCTGCGTCCCCAGCGGATTAAACGACGGCGCCTCCTCTCCCGCCGCCACCTGGCCGGTCACGACATAGGCGCCCAGGACACCGTACGCCGTGTATCCGCTGCGCGTGGAGCTGGTCGGGGCGCCGGCCCCGGCGGGATAGACATGCGCGAAGTAGGCGCCCGCGCTGACGGACTGCGTGACGGACGCGTAGGCCGCCGCCGCCACGTTGTTCGAGGCCAGCACCGTTCCATTCGAAGCGCACAACAACAAGACGAGATCGCTGTTGCCGCCCCACGTGCCGTTGGTGCACCGGTACGGGACCGCGGAAAGCACCACGGAGCCCGCGCCGGAAAAAAGCGAAAACACATCGCGATCCGATGTCCGTCCGACCAGGCCGGTGCCCGTCACGCTCAAGCCATCGACGGCCATCGGCGTCGCCGCCGCGCTGTTGCTCCCGTGGTCGTCCGCCTTGTACGCCATCTTGGCGGAGATGATCGCCAGGTCGTCCTGCGTCTGGTTGGCGTCGTAATACTCGCCCTTGCTCCATTGGGAGAGGTTGCGCCCATACGCCGCGCCCATGATCGGGCCCCAGGAGGCCGCGTTCGTGGTCGCGGCATGGCCGTTGAAGTACTCCTGCGTCGAGGAGCCGTCGTGGCTCAAGCCCAGGTTGTGGCCCAACTCGTGAGCGGCCGCCTCGGCCGTGGCGGCATACGAGTCCGAGGACATGATCGTGACCCACGCCGGCGAGTAGCAACTGGAGGCATTATACGAGTAGCTGGAATCGTTGAACACGTCTACGTACGCAATGCCGCCGTAGCCGTAATGCGGGCAGCGCTTGCCGTCCAGATCCGTGGTCGGCGTGATCAGGGCGTGGCCCACCCGCCGATACCACGACGCGGGCTGGACCGTGGTGACGTTGACGTCGAACGGCGCATAATCCTCGGCCACGCGCTCCCATATCTGCTTGATGTAACGCTGCTCCAAGTCGCTGAACGTGGTGTTGTCGCCATCCGTGTCGAACGGCGTAGTATTCCACACGGTCTGGGTGTAGGCCGTGTTCCACATCGTGTTGGAAACGACGTGGCCGTTGAAATCCAGGAACAGGACGTTCGTCGAGCCTGGCTTGCTGCTGTACGCCGGCGGGCTGCTCACCGGAATCGAAGCCAGCAGGCCCGGGATCGGATCGCCAACCGTGCCGCCATCGACGGCCGGCTCTTCCAACTCATCCTGGCGAAGCCCGCCAAAATCACAGACGTAGAAAATCCCCCCTCGCGGTCGGCCCGCATGGAACGCAGATCATTGCGGTGAAACTGGATCGACTCCAGTTTGGCCAGCGCGCGGCCCCGGGCGTCTGGAGACAGGGATTCGACCTGGCTGCGGAGGACACCGGCCGGGAGGTCTTCCAGGCGAACGCCCCGTCCCCCGCCGAAAACGCCCCGGGCATCCGGTCCGTATTCCCGGATTTGAGCGACGGCCGGGCCGCCGAGGGCAAGGGAAGCGAGCAGAACGAAGCTCGCCCGCTTAATGTAGAAACGCCCCACTCGTCCCCTGGAGAGGTTGCTCACGGCTCGATCATACCCTTCACCCAAAAAGCAGCATATTCCGGGCCAAGGAGATGAAATCGCGCCGAGAAACCCTGTTATTCCAGTCGGGAATAGCGTCTCGGGTCGAAAGCCGCACGAACGCCTTCGCCGATGAACACGCCGAGCAGCATGACGAGGAACAGGGCCAGCGACGGGTACAGCGAAAGCCACCAGGCCCAGTTATACTCCTGGGCCTGGGCGAGCATTTCGCCCCAGCTGGGCGTCGGCGGGGGCATGCCAAAACCGAGATAATCCAGCGCCGCCAGCACCCCGACGGCGCCCACCAGCGAAAAAGGGAAGAAGGTGACCACGGGAACGAGCGCATTCGGCAGGATATGCCGGAAAATGATCTTCCACGCGGGCAGCCCCATGCACCAGGCCGCCTCGACAAACGGCTGCTTCCGCAGCCGCAGGAACTCGGCCCGCATGTAGTAGGAGATGCCGACCCAGTTGAAAATGCCGTAGCAAATTAGCAACAGTGCGAAGCTGCGCCCGAACACCGACCCCATCAGGATCAGGATGTACAGGAAGGGCAGCGACTCCCAGATTTCAATCGCGCGCTGGCCCAGCAGGTCCACCCACCCGCCGTAGTACCCTTGGACGGCGCCGACCACGACTCCCGCGATCATCGTGACGGCCACGAGCAGAAGCCCGAACGTCAGGGACGTGCGCAGGCCGTACAGGATGCGCACCAACACGTCGCGCCCGGCGCTGTCCAGCCCGAGGGGATGTCCCGGACACGGCCGCCAGGGATAGGTGACCGACTCCTTCTGAAAGGCCGCGCGAAGCCACCGCTCACCCTCCTGCCAGCGCTCATCCGCCACCGGCCCGTCAAAGCGCGCCCGCGCCCGGTCAAGTAGAACTTCCCTTTGGGACTCGTCGAGGGCGCCCCACAAGGGATGTCGGCCGGCCGCCACGCCGCCGTCCCGGCCGACCCGCAGCTTCTCGGTCGCGGCGCGCCCCTCTTCCATTTCGCGAAGCAACATACGGACGGACGCCGGCGCCGCGCGCCGCGGCGTGTAGGTCGACAGGGAAAGCAGCCCGACGCGCCCGTTCGGCAACGGGCTCTCCACCGACACGGACACAGCGGCCCGGTTTTGGAATCGCGCGGACAGCCCGTCGCGGACGGCGCCGGGAAGCTCCACGAAGCGCTCCACTTTTGTCCCGGCCAGGTCCGCGTCCGGAACGCCGAGGAAGAAGGCGCAGCCCTCGGCGGAGAGGATCGTTCCGTCGGGCGCCAGGCTGACGGCGCCAACCGCCGCCTCCCGGGTCAGCGTGAGCAGCACCTCATCGGGCACCGCGATGGAGTCCGGGCTCACGGTCTCCAGCGGGCCGAAGGGAATGAGCGGAAACACCATCCGGTGGCCGGGGTCGCTCCGGAAAGCCTCGCTGGCGGCGATCCGCTTGTAGTCCGGCCGGGTCATGCGCCCGCTGCCGGTGAAGAGGTCGTCGGGATAGAAACGCAGCAGCGGGAAGAAGGATCGCCCCCGGTAGCGCACGAAGAGGGGCTGGTTGCCGGCGACGAGTTCGGAGACCAGACTGATCCCGTACAGGGCGACCAGGATCCAAAGCGACCCCCATGCGCGGCGCGTCTCGCGGAACCGGCGCAGCCGCTTCTGCGTGACCGGGTTCCGCCCGCGCCGCCGGCGCAGCTCCTGGACGGCCGCCGTCATGACGAATTCCGGAACGAGATGCGCGGGTCGATCAGGAGGTAACAGAAATCGGAAAGCAAGCGCCCGAGCAGGCCGAGGATCGCCGTCGCCGAGAGGATACCCATGAAGACCATGTAGTCCCGGCTGACGATGGCATCGAGGCTCAAGCGGCCCATGCCCGGGATTTCAAAGACGCGCTCGATCAGGACGGAGCCGGCGAACATGATGGTCAGGATGCCGCCGAACCCCGTCGCGATCGGGATCAGCGCGTTGCGGAAGGCGTGCCCCCAGATGGCGCGGGTGCGCGTGGCGCCGCGGGCCAGGACGGTCCGGATGTAGTCCTGGCCGATCTGCTCGAGCAGCGAGTTCTTCATCAGCAGCGTCAGCACGGCGAAGTTTCCGACCATGTAGCAGAGCACCGGAAGGAACATGTGCTGGAACAGGTCCTTCGCCTTCCCGCCGAAGCTCATCGCCGCGAAGCCGGACGAATGAAAACCCGAGACCGGGAAGATATCCCAGAAGGTCTCCGTCACCCCGCTGAACAGCACCTTCAGGACCATGCCGAACGCGAACGGGGGGATGGCGTACCCGATGAAGACGATGAGGCTGGAGGCCAGGTCGAACGTCCCGCCGTGGCGCAGCGCCTTGGCGATGCCCAGCGGGATGCACACGAGATAGGTCAGCACGAATCCCGTGATCCCGAACACCAGCGACACCGGGAACCGCTTCACGATCAACTGCCAGACGGTCTGGTTCGGATACTTGTACGACTCGACCGCGA is drawn from Kiritimatiellia bacterium and contains these coding sequences:
- a CDS encoding ABC transporter ATP-binding protein — protein: MAALLQIRDLTVAFDTDEGRLRAADRVSFDIGEGEVLGLVGESGCGKTVTALSILRLIPSPPGRIESGSILFRGRDLLSMPVDELRRVRGQAISMVFQDPMTALSPLHRVGDQLVETLRMHRKIGRRAAWSLGAEWLKKVGIPAPAERMDAYPHHLSGGMRQRVMLAMALMLEPALIIADEPTTALDVTIQAQIFNLLLDMKDRSTSVLLITHDMGAVWAMCSRVVVMYAARVVEEGPAESLFRGPLHPYTQGLLRSMPSAQVPGGRLEAIPGQVPSPLNYPKGCRFSDRCPKVFGRCRQAEPPLYRRGEGRGAACFLLDEAVNGP
- a CDS encoding ABC transporter permease subunit is translated as MEEGRAATEKLRVGRDGGVAAGRHPLWGALDESQREVLLDRARARFDGPVADERWQEGERWLRAAFQKESVTYPWRPCPGHPLGLDSAGRDVLVRILYGLRTSLTFGLLLVAVTMIAGVVVGAVQGYYGGWVDLLGQRAIEIWESLPFLYILILMGSVFGRSFALLLICYGIFNWVGISYYMRAEFLRLRKQPFVEAAWCMGLPAWKIIFRHILPNALVPVVTFFPFSLVGAVGVLAALDYLGFGMPPPTPSWGEMLAQAQEYNWAWWLSLYPSLALFLVMLLGVFIGEGVRAAFDPRRYSRLE
- a CDS encoding ABC transporter permease subunit, with amino-acid sequence MDRLDYILRRLLLMIPTFIGITFFSFGLCQFVPGGPVEQVILQMRGVGSGSGDRMSSAAGPITAEQRKALEKHFGFDKPLPQRYWKWLVHDRIGLAVESYKYPNQTVWQLIVKRFPVSLVFGITGFVLTYLVCIPLGIAKALRHGGTFDLASSLIVFIGYAIPPFAFGMVLKVLFSGVTETFWDIFPVSGFHSSGFAAMSFGGKAKDLFQHMFLPVLCYMVGNFAVLTLLMKNSLLEQIGQDYIRTVLARGATRTRAIWGHAFRNALIPIATGFGGILTIMFAGSVLIERVFEIPGMGRLSLDAIVSRDYMVFMGILSATAILGLLGRLLSDFCYLLIDPRISFRNSS